A stretch of DNA from Glycine max cultivar Williams 82 chromosome 18, Glycine_max_v4.0, whole genome shotgun sequence:
aaggaataatttaaactatatcaaatagCTACAAAATGAGAGGAGATTAATTACTTGAAACAGGTGTTCCATCAAATTATTCTCCCAACTACTCTCCCTCTTTATGCTTCTTCCGTTGGCTAACCAAATGGTCAAACATCTCTAAGACCTCTATCATGTTGgttaattatcttaatattgGGAAAAGATTGATATTCATAACCAACTCCttgaagtcttttttttttacctgtaGGCAATGAACAATTAAGCATATCTTAtttgagttaaaatttattcataaattgtGAAAAACATTGTTTAACTATAAAGTTGAGTTAGAAAAAAAACTTCCTTGTAGATTGTAGTTGCAAGTTTGTATTAAGAGCATTCTCTTCTAAAATAGGAAGGCAAGTCTTAAGTAACCATGATTGTATATTATTAGAATTTATGAAACCTCTATAATGTTGGTCAATTATCTTAATATTGAGAAAAGAGTGTGATATTTATAACCATCTCCTTGAACTCTTGGAggtgaaataaaatttcatgaaacaacatatataataagCATGCGTATACATTAACAAATATggagataaataaattaacaaaaatatataatgactttatttgttaaaataatgtattttaagtttttggaTGATACACGTTCAAATGTTGATATGATGCCTTTGAGTTATACCTCTGACTCTTATGCTTATTTTTCTCCAAGACCATATTATGTTGTTGTCAACACTTGTGGGTTTAAAGCTTGTGGGTGCTCTGCTTCAAGAGTCTAGTCTATTTATCATTTAACAGATTGCCAAGCGGAGAAGCGTTAGCTACTGGGATATCGGGGAGTTCCTCTCCAGCTAGTGGAACTTCCCTCGCTACATGAGCTAGTGTATTTAATGACAacgtttttataatttcatgttATATAGAAGTATTTTTAGGTATTGTTACCTCTCTCATTGATTGAAATATATGACTTATCCCAATATcaattattaaactttttttttaaaattttatcccttataaatatacataataatttaaattttaaattcaatttgatttgatCACTAGTTTGGCAAATTTCTTTAATGATTATCTTAAATCACTCTCTTTGTGtctttatttgtatatttgattttcttgatgcttatattttttaattttatattttcattgttttttaattgaatttaatttatgttttttaaattaccttatatcatatatttaaaataaaatttatatatatatatatatatatatatatatatatatgttcaaatattgatttgttataaatcttaattatcacatattttatatattagaaaatatttattgtaaattttctttatatgaaaataaatatctatctcgtACGTATATTGACAtgctaaaatattaattatctattaaaaagtcaaattttaattttttcaataaaacaaaGTAAATAGAGATAGATATTTTtcaccacttttttttttaaacaactgttactttaactaaaaattattataactagCTCCTCCATCTTCACTGTTCTTCTATTGCGATTCACAGAAAACACCACCAACTCAACACAGTCATCATcgtcactacaaaaaaaaaataataaaaaaaacacagagTTTAACCCTCGACCACACTACAGAgatccttcttcttctactttgtTCCTCTGTTTCTCTCTCTTACTTTCTCACTCTTTCCGTCAAAGTTTGCAATTTTTCTTCCCAGGTATGCCCCCTATCATTAATCTTCAATATATTGCAATTCCcccattattaattttgttgctAATATTGATTTTTCTGAAACCCCTTTTGTTCCGTTTCGCCGAATTGTGAATCAAAAACCCTAGTTTTGCTTGTACTGGAATATCCCCAATTTTCAGCTCCGCAATTAGCTTGCGCCGGCATTTCCGAAGTTGGGGAAGAACGAAATAGTAACCGGAATTTCGTTCTCAAAAACCCTAGCTTTGGATCGTGCTTTGGAGTTCTAATTgtggagtttttcttttctctcgcattggatttgattttgtaggttttggtAATTGCTGTTCAGGTTTGTGTAGAGTATAGCTTGGATTTGACGTTAAAGCTGAGATTTTTGGACGATTCAAGTGGTGGGTTTTTTCTTCAGTTTTTGCCTCTTGCGTAAAACTTTCATTTGGTGCCCTTGTTAGTTGGAGCAGGGAAAGTGAGATTGGAAAGTGAGGgtatttttatttctgagttttgCAGTTATGCTTGTGGATTGGGAATGATTTGGTTAAATTTTGCAACTTTGCATTGTATCTCGTGTTATAATTTATTACTGTTGGTTGCGGATTCAAGACTTGAAGTTATGATTCTGGCAACTGTCGGCCATGAGTTTATAAGCGATAGGACTTGCTATAGGCATGTTTTGGTACATGTAGAAACATTTTAATGGAGAGTTTCCAATTTCAATGGGAATTGAATTCACTTGTGTAATTGTCGTGATCGTGTTTGTTTTAGGTTGACAGGAGATTCCTGAGGGTAGAATTAAAGCTTCTAAGTTCATTGGTATACTCGACAAAGCCTTAGTATCTGGATCATGGCTAGATAAATTTCGAGATGCTAAGGCTTTGTCGAGCCTTTCTTTGACGAGCCTTTCTTTGACTGCATTGGTTGTTTCCTTGACTTCATGACCATGTATATGGATAACCAGCTATTGGCATATCTATCAATTGACACTCCTTCACCATTTCCAAAAAACCTTGAAAAAGCCACAATAGATGATCCACTCTATAGTTCCAACTGAGGATACTCATGTGTCATAGCAGGCCTGGGAACCAATACCTGCCAATAAAAAATGtccattgttgaagttattGGTGTTGACTTCATTCTACTCATTACCAATTAACAATTGaccctttttttctttacttctcATTATGGTCTTCTCTTCCTTGTCACCCGGGCTATTTTGAATACCCAAATTAGGGACAACACCATGCATAATTATTGTAGATTCCCTTGTACTTGGCTAGCTAAATGAGCCTACCTCGTTACCAattacttattttccttttttattaacATCAATATGTGAATCTTCCATTACCATATTGTCTTGCCTTTACTTTTTCCCTGAATTAGAGTTATTATTTGGTGCAACATGATTGTCACTCTGAACCTGCTCAATGACGAATAGTCACCACATCACTTTGGAGCCAGCGTGATCCTCTTCTCTCGCCTCTTCCCCTTTTATTGTCCACCCTTAACTTTAGACACAATCTCAGAAACCGTCATCATTATCTAGTTTGAACAATTTATCCCAAAATTGTTTGGTATGCCTTATAATACCACACAGAAAACAATATACCCCTAGCCTTTCATGTCTGAATGATACAATCTTCCATTCCCCCTGACTTCttcactttcttttccttctctaGTAGGGCACACACATCCAAGTGAACTCTGATGCACATTTAATTCCAAAAAGCCCCctacattgttgttgttgttgtcataTTCAACAAATTCTACAATATGGTTTGGCAGATTTTTTTCCCACGAGATGTCACAAACCCTACTAGTAAATTGTGAACCTGCACCTAAAAAGTCACATGGAATAATGGGATTTGACCCATTGTATCCCCTGGCTCCACAAACTCTAGAATCAACATATGATTATCAAAACTGCATGTGCCTCCATTTACGATTCTCAACAGATCCAATTTATGAAAAAACTATAATAGAAACACATTTGCAAGAGTAGGGTTTTTCAGGATCGATATGCGCAAACATAAACACACAGTTTGTGACGAAGGCTCAAGGTCAAGGTTGTAAGGCTCATCGTTATAATAACAAcccataaaaaatttactttaatatttaatatacaaattcttatactaataatttttaaagtaaaactgataataatattattatattaaaattttagaatgttACAAAGTCTAATTACTctaatcttaaatttaaaatttactcaATGAAGTCTTATTAATTTAAATCCAACATTTTCTCAGTTGTTAGCTATCTTCTTCTCAGTAGGCAAACACGGCATTGGCCACCTGACCCTCCACCACGCGAACACGACAGACTTCTTTGTATCTTCTTTCCGTCAAATTTCCCAAATTTACTTTCCGGGTATGGCTCCTCACTCTcccttttcattaatttttactatctcaccattattaattaatatatacaaaaccCCTTTTGTTACGTTTCGTCAAATTGCCAATAAAAAACCCTAGCTTTGCTCGTACTGGAATATTCCCAATTTTCAGCTCCACAATTAGCTCGCGCACGCGTTTCTGGAGTTGGGGAAGAGCAAAATAGCAATCGGAGCGcgcattaaatttgatttcgtAGATTATTGCTATTGCGTATTCAGCCTCATGTAGAGTATATAGCTTGGATTTGATGTTAAAGTTTAGATTTTTGGTCGATTCAAGTGGTGGGTTGTCTGTTTGCCTCTTGCATCTGAAGCAGTTTCATTTGGTGTCCTTGTTAGTTAGAGCAGGGAAAGTATGATTAAAAAGTGAgggtatttttatttcaaattttcaatgggTTTTGGAGTTAtgcattgaaaaatgatttGGTTATATTTTGCAATTTTCTGTTGCCTCTATATTACAATTTATTACTGTTTGAATTTGGATGTGGGTTCAAGACTTGAAGTTCTGATTCTGGCAACTCTAAAATTATTGGCCACAAGTTTATAAGCGATAAAACTTTATATAGGCGTGGTTTCcctttttttggttgttttataTCTAGAAGCATTTTAATAGAGTTTCCAATTTCAATCGTTATTTTGTCCACCTGTATAATTGCTGTGATCGTGTTTGTGTTAGTTGACCAGGGACATGCTATTGAGGGTAGATTTAGAGTTGCTAACTTCATTGGTATGCTTGTACTATTTTTGAAAACAAGAATTTTATATGGTCAGGCATGGCAGTTTGGTAACATTGGTTTCCAaacataaaatgtaaaaaaatgttcaaatttTGCTTTACTCCAGCTGTCACAAATTTTATGTGTAGagcttagtatttttttttctttgttcatCTGCTAGTTTCTTCCAATAGCCTGAGCCTAAACAGCTGTCACATGCTGCTTCCTCCTTTCCTCTTTCCTTCATCCATCTCTCAAATCTCAATTGCTCTCTGCTCTGTGTTCAATCTTGTTTCCATGTGAGTATGCACGACAAACAGAAGCCTCCTGGACTGGAGCCCTGATAGATAGATATTcttgatttgtctttttttcaACTTGCAGAATGTTTCTTCAATGTACTTCCGTGATATTTTTGtgtgaagctgaagcactagaattttttatagttagtttttttttttattatttactagTGAATAAAGAACAATTCATAATATTAAGAGGTTATCTCAAATATTTCATCTAAACATAATAGCtttggattttttaaaaaatgctctcccccccccccccccccccagtaATGTGACAAGGAGGTCACAATTTCAAATCCTGAAAACAACCTCCCTACTTGTGCACTAAGTTGGGAGGGCAAGGTTACATACAGTTATCCTTACCCTCCCCACATCTCACTAGGTGGGAGCCTTGTGCATTAAGTTGCCCACTAGtcattgaaattataaaatttaagaccTGGTTGAATCAGggaatatataatttgttagAATAGAAAATGTAAGTCTGGTAAGCAGTTATTTTTTGAAACATATCATGTTGTCAAATATTTAGAATATATTGGCAGGAATGTATATCAACCATTCTCCTATGTTGTCAGATATGTAGAATATATCAGCATGAGTGTATATTGTATAATCGTTCTCTTCAATTTATCAGGGCACAAAGAGCTTGAAATGAGTGTCACAGAAACACCAAAGAAAACCGGTGCCCCCCAAATTGTTAAGTTGGACAAGGCATTGAAATTGGTAAGCATTTTTTTACCCCTCTTGCTGTGGGCGTAGGGTAGGGATTATGTATTTTGTGGTTGTCAAATGGATGGCAAATTATTTGTGGTATTGATGTGCATTCATACAGATTAATTACATTACACTAACAGTAATgaacattttattaaatgtgTTTGCTAAGTTTGTTTAAAGACTAGAGCTTATTATGGGCCTGTTTGTTTTAAGCTTATCTTTCAAaacactattattttttaataaaataagcaattttctgctttttttattttatgtttgtctaaactatttttttttaaagcagttttctgtttttctttagATGCAAATCCTATctgcttcttaaaaaatattttttaaaaagtacttTTCCATTTTTCAGAATTCCATATCCAGTGATTTCCATCTTTCAGAAGGATTTACTCAACttgatttatatcaaaatattgtGAATTTGTTGCTGTGGGTGCCTAAATTTCAACCATTCTGATTGGCAGGCAGAGTTATGGGTAAATAATATGAGCAAAGATGCAGATGATGATAGAACAAATGCGGATGTAGAGGGTCGACCTTCTAGGTCAGTATATCTGTCACCAATAGtttgttcatttttctttagcaaatctatttttataaaattagctCTCCATTAGCTAGTTTATAGATGTCCTCTCATCTTTTAGAGAAGCATATGAGAGAACTTCTACAAATTAGCTAATGGAGAAgctcactttattttttttctttttattttcttttcatacaaTTGCTTCTAGGAAAGCTTACACCTAAACTGGCCCGTTACTTGTTTGTTTGCCATGGTAATTATTGCTCATGTTGTGCCATCACACAACTTTGTAGGCTTGGTCTAGGTGCAAAAGTTTCACGCCAATCAAAATTTGTGCCTTCAGATGACCCTGTTGAAAGGAAATTGTATGCCAAGTTGAAtgctgaaaaaagaaaagcagcTAATATTGCTAAAGAGTCTGCCACAATTGCAAGAGATGCTTTAGATGACGATGAAGACAATGAAGACTTAGATAGCAGAGCTAATGCATTTACCAAGAGGAAGGCAACAGCTCCTTTGATCTCGTCTATGTTGCGAAATAAGAAGCAGAAGTGACATTTAATaatgagttatttttttctGTAAGGCTGTAAATTATCACATAGTTTGCATTTGCCTTGCAGGAATTTTTCCTTCAACCAAGTGTAATACATGGGAATTTCATCGAACATAGTTATGTACTTGaggaaaaaaagataattttactaGTTTATGGCCTATTCTATTCCCATccacatttttttacattaaatactAGATGAATATTTGTGTTGTTTTATGAGTTATAGTGACTTGGCTAATTACATATTGTCAcacaatttgtttatttattaactgAATGAACATTTG
This window harbors:
- the LOC100306693 gene encoding uncharacterized protein isoform X1, which produces MSVTETPKKTGAPQIVKLDKALKLAELWVNNMSKDADDDRTNADVEGRPSRLGLGAKVSRQSKFVPSDDPVERKLYAKLNAEKRKAANIAKESATIARDALDDDEDNEDLDSRANAFTKRKATAPLISSMLRNKKQK